From the genome of Vicia villosa cultivar HV-30 ecotype Madison, WI linkage group LG2, Vvil1.0, whole genome shotgun sequence, one region includes:
- the LOC131652326 gene encoding lon protease homolog 2, peroxisomal isoform X1 has product MADSVELPSRLAILPFRNKVLLPGAIIRIRCTSPTSVKLVEQELWQREEKGLIGILPVRDAAADTKLLGSSTVSQGADSLDQNSKVHGGSSDSQTKNQNDVVHWHNRGVAARALHLSRGVEKPSGRVTYIVVLEGLCRFSVQELSTRGTYHTAKISSLEMTKTEMEQVEHDPNFIMLSRQFKATAVELISVLEQKQSTGGRTKVLLETVPVHKLADIFVASFEISFEEQLSMLDSVDAKERLSKATELVDRHLQSIRVAEKITQKVEGQLSKSQKEFLLRQQMKAIKEELGDNDDEEDDLAALERKMQSAGMPQNTWKLALRELRRLKKMQPQQPGYSSSRAYLELLSDLPWQKTSKEHELDLRAAQERLDNDHYGLVKVKQRIIEYLAVRKLKPDARGPVLCFVGPPGVGKTSLASSIAAALDRKFVRISLGGVKDEADIRGHRRTYIGSMPGRLIDGLKKVAVCNPVMLLDEIDKTGSDVRGDPASALLEVLDPEQNKTFNDHYLNVPFDLSKVIFVATANRAQPIPPPLLDRMEVIELPGYTPEEKLKIAMRHLIPRVLDQHGLSSEFLQIPKAMVQLVIQRYTREAGVRSLERNLAALARAAAVRVAEQEVVPLNKGVEGLTTPLLENRLVDNAEVEMEVIPMGVNNRDISNTFRITSPLVVDEAMVEKVLGPPKFDGRETAERVVTPGISVGLVWTTFGGEVQFVEASTMAGKGELHLTGQLGDVIKESAQIALTWVRARSADLKLAASDGINLLEGRDIHIHFPAGAVPKDGPSAGVTLVTALVSLFSQRKVRSDTAMTGEMTLRGLVLPVGGIKDKILAAHRYGIKRVILPERNLKDLVEVPPSVLANLEILLAKRMEDVLEQAFDSGSPWRQHSKL; this is encoded by the exons ATGGCGGATTCGGTGGAGCTTCCGAGTCGGTTAGCAATACTTCCGTTCAGAAACAAAGTCCTCTTACCTGGCGCCATCATCCGAATTCGTTGCACTTCTCCTACGAG TGTGAAGTTGGTGGAACAAGAACTCTGGCAGCGAGAAGAGAAAGGTTTGATTGGCATATTGCCAGTACGCGATGCTGCTGCTGATACTAAGCTACTGGGTTCTAGTACTGTATCTCAAGGTGCAGATTCGCTAGACCAAAACTCCAAAGTTCATGGTGGTTCATCAGATTCTCAAACCAAAAATCAGAATGATGTTGTTCATTGGCATAACAG AGGGGTAGCTGCTCGAGCATTACACTTATCCAGGGGAGTGGAGAAACCAAGTGGGAGAGTAACATATATAGTTGTTCTTGAAGGTTTGTGCAGATTTAGTGTCCAGGAACTAAGCACAAGAGGAACATACCATACTGCAAAAATCTCTTCCCTTGAGATGACTAAGACCG AGATGGAACAGGTGGAGCATGACCCGAATTTCATAATGTTATCACGCCAATTTAAAGCAACTGCCGTGGAGCTTATATCTGTTCTGGAGCAG AAACAAAGTACTGGTGGAAGGACAAAAGTTCTTTTGGAGACTGTTCCTGTTCACAAGTTGGCTGATATATTTGTTGCTAGCTTTGAGATAAGTTTTGAAGAACAATTATCAATGTTGGATTCTGTTGATGCTAAAGAGAGGCTTTCTAAAGCAACTGAATTGGTTGATAGGCACTTACAG TCAATACGCGTTGCTGAGAAGATAACACAAAAAGTTGAAGGACAATTGTCAAAATCTCAAAAAGAATTTCTTCTGCGCCAGCAG ATGAAGGCTATAAAAGAGGAACTCGGTGATAATGATGATGAGGAGGATGACCTGGCTGCCCTGGAAAGGAAGATGCAAAGTGCAGGAATGCCACAAAATACTTGGAAGCTTGCTCTTAGAGAGTTAAG GAGATTGAAAAAAATGCAGCCTCAGCAACCTGGTTATAGCAGTTCACGGGCTTACTTGGAACTTCTGTCTGATCTGCCATGGCAGAAGACCAGCAAAGAGCATGAATTGGACTTAAGAGCGGCACAGGAGCGCCTGGACAATGATCACTATGGTTTAGTGAAGGTCAAACAACGGATCATTGAATACCTAGCTGTTCGCAAG CTTAAGCCAGATGCCAGAGGTCCTGTGTTGTGCTTCGTTGGTCCTCCTGGTGTAGGGAAAACATCATTGGCATCTTCTATTGCTGCTGCTCTAGACCGAAAATTTGTGCGGATATCTCTTGGTGGAGTAAAGGATGAGGCTGATATAAGAGGACATAGGAGAACATACATTGGAAGCATGCCTGGGAGGCTTATAGATGGACTGAAG AAAGTAGCTGTTTGCAATCCTGTCATGTTGCTAGATGAAATTGACAAGACAGGTTCTGATGTCCGTGGGGATCCAGCTTCAGCGTTGCTAGAGGTTCTTGATCctgaacaaaataaaacattcaatGATCA CTATTTGAATGTTCCATTCGATCTATCCAAGGTAATTTTTGTTGCTACAGCAAATAGGGCGCAACCTATTCCTCCACCTCTCCTTGACAGGATGGAAGTCATTGAGCTTCCTGGGTATACACCTGAGGAAAAGCTTAAAATAGCCATGCGGCATTTAATTCCTAGAGTTCTGGACCAACATGGTCTGAGTTCTGAGTTCCTTCAAATTCCAAAG GCGATGGTGCAACTTGTTATTCAGAGATATACGAGGGAAGCTGGTGTTCGAAGTTTGGAAAGGAATCTAGCTGCTCTTGCTCGTGCTGCTGCCGTGAGAGTAGCAGAGCAAGAAGTAGTTCCACTTAACAAGGGAGTAGAGGGACTTACCACACCACTTCTGGAAAACAGACTTGTCGATAACGCTGAAGTGGAAATGGAAGTGATACCAATGGGTGTCAACAACCGTGACATTTCAAACACATTCAGGATCACCTCTCCATTGGTTGTTGATGAAGCTATGGTTGAAAAAGTGCTTGGG CCTCCAAAGTTTGATGGAAGAGAAACAGCAGAACGTGTTGTGACCCCTGGGATATCTGTTGGTCTGGTTTGGACTACTTTTGGTGGAGAAGTTCAGTTTGTGGAGGCTTCAACAATGGCAGGGAAGGGTGAATTGCATCTTACTGGACAACTTGGTGATGTAATCAAAGAATCAGCTCAAATTGCACTAACATGG GTAAGAGCAAGATCAGCTGATCTCAAACTTGCTGCTTCAGATGGCATTAATCTGTTGGAGGGGCGTGATATACATATACATTTCCCTGCAGGTGCAGTACCTAAAGATGGGCCTTCAGCTGGTGTGACTTTAGTCACAGCATTGGTTTCACTTTTCAGTCAGAGGAAAGTGAGATCTGATACCGCTATGACTGGAGAGATGACGTTGAGGGGTCTAGTATTACCAGTTGGTGGTATCAAGGATAAG ATACTAGCTGCACATCGATATGGTATTAAGAGAGTCATCCTACCTGAAAGGAACTTAAAGGACTTGGTTGAAGTGCCACCATCAGTACTAGCCAATTTGGAG ATACTGCTTGCAAAACGAATGGAGGATGTGTTAGAACAAGCTTTTGACAGTGGGAGCCCTTGGAGACAACACTCAAAGTTGTAA
- the LOC131652326 gene encoding lon protease homolog 2, peroxisomal isoform X2, whose product MLSRQFKATAVELISVLEQKQSTGGRTKVLLETVPVHKLADIFVASFEISFEEQLSMLDSVDAKERLSKATELVDRHLQSIRVAEKITQKVEGQLSKSQKEFLLRQQMKAIKEELGDNDDEEDDLAALERKMQSAGMPQNTWKLALRELRRLKKMQPQQPGYSSSRAYLELLSDLPWQKTSKEHELDLRAAQERLDNDHYGLVKVKQRIIEYLAVRKLKPDARGPVLCFVGPPGVGKTSLASSIAAALDRKFVRISLGGVKDEADIRGHRRTYIGSMPGRLIDGLKKVAVCNPVMLLDEIDKTGSDVRGDPASALLEVLDPEQNKTFNDHYLNVPFDLSKVIFVATANRAQPIPPPLLDRMEVIELPGYTPEEKLKIAMRHLIPRVLDQHGLSSEFLQIPKAMVQLVIQRYTREAGVRSLERNLAALARAAAVRVAEQEVVPLNKGVEGLTTPLLENRLVDNAEVEMEVIPMGVNNRDISNTFRITSPLVVDEAMVEKVLGPPKFDGRETAERVVTPGISVGLVWTTFGGEVQFVEASTMAGKGELHLTGQLGDVIKESAQIALTWVRARSADLKLAASDGINLLEGRDIHIHFPAGAVPKDGPSAGVTLVTALVSLFSQRKVRSDTAMTGEMTLRGLVLPVGGIKDKILAAHRYGIKRVILPERNLKDLVEVPPSVLANLEILLAKRMEDVLEQAFDSGSPWRQHSKL is encoded by the exons ATGTTATCACGCCAATTTAAAGCAACTGCCGTGGAGCTTATATCTGTTCTGGAGCAG AAACAAAGTACTGGTGGAAGGACAAAAGTTCTTTTGGAGACTGTTCCTGTTCACAAGTTGGCTGATATATTTGTTGCTAGCTTTGAGATAAGTTTTGAAGAACAATTATCAATGTTGGATTCTGTTGATGCTAAAGAGAGGCTTTCTAAAGCAACTGAATTGGTTGATAGGCACTTACAG TCAATACGCGTTGCTGAGAAGATAACACAAAAAGTTGAAGGACAATTGTCAAAATCTCAAAAAGAATTTCTTCTGCGCCAGCAG ATGAAGGCTATAAAAGAGGAACTCGGTGATAATGATGATGAGGAGGATGACCTGGCTGCCCTGGAAAGGAAGATGCAAAGTGCAGGAATGCCACAAAATACTTGGAAGCTTGCTCTTAGAGAGTTAAG GAGATTGAAAAAAATGCAGCCTCAGCAACCTGGTTATAGCAGTTCACGGGCTTACTTGGAACTTCTGTCTGATCTGCCATGGCAGAAGACCAGCAAAGAGCATGAATTGGACTTAAGAGCGGCACAGGAGCGCCTGGACAATGATCACTATGGTTTAGTGAAGGTCAAACAACGGATCATTGAATACCTAGCTGTTCGCAAG CTTAAGCCAGATGCCAGAGGTCCTGTGTTGTGCTTCGTTGGTCCTCCTGGTGTAGGGAAAACATCATTGGCATCTTCTATTGCTGCTGCTCTAGACCGAAAATTTGTGCGGATATCTCTTGGTGGAGTAAAGGATGAGGCTGATATAAGAGGACATAGGAGAACATACATTGGAAGCATGCCTGGGAGGCTTATAGATGGACTGAAG AAAGTAGCTGTTTGCAATCCTGTCATGTTGCTAGATGAAATTGACAAGACAGGTTCTGATGTCCGTGGGGATCCAGCTTCAGCGTTGCTAGAGGTTCTTGATCctgaacaaaataaaacattcaatGATCA CTATTTGAATGTTCCATTCGATCTATCCAAGGTAATTTTTGTTGCTACAGCAAATAGGGCGCAACCTATTCCTCCACCTCTCCTTGACAGGATGGAAGTCATTGAGCTTCCTGGGTATACACCTGAGGAAAAGCTTAAAATAGCCATGCGGCATTTAATTCCTAGAGTTCTGGACCAACATGGTCTGAGTTCTGAGTTCCTTCAAATTCCAAAG GCGATGGTGCAACTTGTTATTCAGAGATATACGAGGGAAGCTGGTGTTCGAAGTTTGGAAAGGAATCTAGCTGCTCTTGCTCGTGCTGCTGCCGTGAGAGTAGCAGAGCAAGAAGTAGTTCCACTTAACAAGGGAGTAGAGGGACTTACCACACCACTTCTGGAAAACAGACTTGTCGATAACGCTGAAGTGGAAATGGAAGTGATACCAATGGGTGTCAACAACCGTGACATTTCAAACACATTCAGGATCACCTCTCCATTGGTTGTTGATGAAGCTATGGTTGAAAAAGTGCTTGGG CCTCCAAAGTTTGATGGAAGAGAAACAGCAGAACGTGTTGTGACCCCTGGGATATCTGTTGGTCTGGTTTGGACTACTTTTGGTGGAGAAGTTCAGTTTGTGGAGGCTTCAACAATGGCAGGGAAGGGTGAATTGCATCTTACTGGACAACTTGGTGATGTAATCAAAGAATCAGCTCAAATTGCACTAACATGG GTAAGAGCAAGATCAGCTGATCTCAAACTTGCTGCTTCAGATGGCATTAATCTGTTGGAGGGGCGTGATATACATATACATTTCCCTGCAGGTGCAGTACCTAAAGATGGGCCTTCAGCTGGTGTGACTTTAGTCACAGCATTGGTTTCACTTTTCAGTCAGAGGAAAGTGAGATCTGATACCGCTATGACTGGAGAGATGACGTTGAGGGGTCTAGTATTACCAGTTGGTGGTATCAAGGATAAG ATACTAGCTGCACATCGATATGGTATTAAGAGAGTCATCCTACCTGAAAGGAACTTAAAGGACTTGGTTGAAGTGCCACCATCAGTACTAGCCAATTTGGAG ATACTGCTTGCAAAACGAATGGAGGATGTGTTAGAACAAGCTTTTGACAGTGGGAGCCCTTGGAGACAACACTCAAAGTTGTAA